The following coding sequences are from one Streptomyces diastaticus subsp. diastaticus window:
- a CDS encoding MogA/MoaB family molybdenum cofactor biosynthesis protein: MSAAPSTPRALVVTASNRAAAGVYEDRGGPLITEALTGLGFAVEGPRVVPDGDPVAEALSAAVTEGYDVVVTTGGTGLSPTDRTPEATRPLLDREIPGIAEAIRAEGLPEVPTAASPGASPGSPDAPSSSIFPAPPVASATASPCWAASCRTPWTRSGAATTPPARPPRGAPLNPRYWPVELREGDVLLRPIRRRDQRAW; the protein is encoded by the coding sequence GTGAGCGCCGCGCCGTCGACGCCTCGCGCCCTCGTCGTCACCGCCTCCAACCGCGCCGCCGCCGGGGTCTACGAGGACCGCGGCGGGCCGCTCATCACCGAGGCCCTCACCGGCCTCGGCTTCGCCGTCGAGGGCCCGCGCGTCGTCCCCGACGGCGACCCGGTCGCCGAGGCCCTGAGCGCCGCGGTCACCGAGGGCTACGACGTGGTCGTCACCACCGGCGGTACGGGGCTGAGCCCCACCGACCGCACGCCCGAGGCGACCCGTCCCCTGCTGGACCGCGAGATCCCCGGCATCGCCGAGGCCATCCGGGCCGAGGGCCTGCCCGAGGTGCCGACCGCCGCCTCTCCCGGGGCCTCGCCGGGCTCGCCGGACGCACCCTCATCGTCAATCTTCCCGGCTCCACCGGTGGCGTCCGCGACGGCCTCGCCGTGCTGGGCCGCCTCCTGCCGCACGCCGTGGACCAGATCCGGGGCGGCGACCACCCCGCCGGCCCGCCCGCCCCGGGGAGCGCCGCTGAACCCGCGGTACTGGCCGGTGGAACTGCGCGAGGGCGACGTGCTGCTCCGGCCGATCCGCAGGCGCGACCAGCGGGCCTGGC
- the moaC gene encoding cyclic pyranopterin monophosphate synthase MoaC translates to MTAFTPGDTPRPPEQGRLTHLDEAGAARMVDVSAKDVTARTARASGRVLVSPRVVELLRGEGVPKGDALATARLAGIMGAKRTPDLVPLCHPLAVSGVKVDLAVTEEAVEILATVKTTDRTGVEMEALTAVTVAALTVVDMVKAVDKGAVITDVRVEEKTGGKSGTWRRTEGTVA, encoded by the coding sequence ATGACAGCGTTTACACCGGGGGACACCCCCCGCCCCCCTGAGCAGGGCCGGCTCACCCACCTCGACGAGGCCGGGGCGGCCCGCATGGTCGACGTCTCCGCGAAGGACGTCACCGCCCGCACCGCCCGCGCGAGCGGCCGGGTCCTCGTCTCGCCCCGCGTGGTGGAACTCCTGCGTGGCGAGGGCGTCCCCAAGGGCGACGCCCTCGCCACCGCCCGTCTCGCGGGCATCATGGGCGCCAAGCGCACCCCCGACCTCGTCCCGCTCTGCCACCCGCTGGCCGTCTCCGGCGTCAAGGTCGACCTCGCCGTCACCGAGGAGGCGGTGGAGATCCTCGCCACCGTGAAGACCACCGACCGCACCGGCGTCGAGATGGAGGCGCTCACCGCCGTCACCGTCGCCGCCCTCACCGTGGTCGACATGGTCAAGGCCGTCGACAAGGGCGCCGTCATCACCGACGTCCGCGTCGAGGAGAAGACCGGCGGCAAGTCCGGCACCTGGCGGCGCACCGAGGGAACCGTCGCGTGA
- the glp gene encoding molybdotransferase-like divisome protein Glp, whose amino-acid sequence MSSTTEQATGARTWSVAEHLDDILTAVQPLEPIELNLLDAQGCVLVEQVTVPVALPPFDNSSMDGYAVRAADTEKASDASPAVLTVIGDVAAGSSGTELTVGPGRAARIMTGAPMPPGADAVVPVEWTDGGTGGGPVRAMAPHSASPEGSGGQVRVHRAVTPQAHVRTRGGDVCAGDVALEAGTVLGPPQIALLSAIGRPAARVRPRPRVVVLSTGSELAQPGEELAAGQIYDSNSFALAAAARDAGAIAYRVGAVTDDAETLRATIEDQLIRADLLVTTGGVSVGAYDVVKEALTAVAGEAEPEEARAEPGEGEDGEEEERAFHGAHVDFRTLAMQPGKPQGFGTIGPDRTPILTLPGNPVSSYVSFELFVRPAIRAMMGLQELHRPTVRATLLPPHGAGEEAEQLTSPEGKRQFLRGTYTGGERPEVRPVGGAGSHLIGALAHADALIVLPEAATGAAWGSEVEVVLLG is encoded by the coding sequence TTGAGCAGCACGACTGAGCAGGCCACCGGCGCGCGCACCTGGTCGGTGGCCGAGCACCTCGACGACATCCTCACCGCGGTCCAGCCCCTGGAACCCATCGAGCTGAACCTGCTCGACGCCCAGGGCTGCGTCCTCGTCGAGCAGGTCACCGTCCCGGTCGCGCTGCCCCCCTTCGACAACAGCTCCATGGACGGTTACGCGGTCCGCGCCGCCGACACCGAGAAGGCCTCGGACGCCTCCCCGGCCGTCCTCACCGTCATCGGCGACGTGGCGGCCGGCTCCAGCGGCACCGAGCTGACGGTCGGCCCCGGCCGGGCCGCCCGCATCATGACGGGCGCGCCGATGCCCCCCGGCGCCGACGCGGTCGTCCCCGTCGAGTGGACCGACGGCGGCACCGGCGGCGGGCCCGTCCGCGCCATGGCCCCGCACAGCGCCTCCCCCGAGGGCTCCGGTGGCCAGGTCCGCGTCCACCGGGCCGTCACCCCGCAGGCCCACGTGCGGACCCGCGGCGGCGACGTCTGCGCCGGGGACGTCGCGCTGGAGGCCGGGACGGTCCTCGGCCCGCCGCAGATCGCGCTGCTCTCCGCGATCGGCCGCCCCGCCGCCCGGGTCCGCCCGCGCCCGCGCGTCGTCGTCCTGTCCACCGGCAGCGAACTGGCCCAGCCGGGCGAGGAGCTGGCCGCCGGTCAGATCTACGACTCCAACAGCTTCGCGCTGGCCGCCGCTGCCAGGGACGCGGGCGCCATCGCCTACCGCGTCGGCGCCGTCACCGACGACGCCGAGACCCTCCGCGCCACCATCGAGGACCAGCTCATCCGCGCCGACCTGCTCGTCACCACCGGTGGCGTCAGCGTCGGCGCGTACGACGTGGTCAAGGAGGCACTCACCGCCGTCGCCGGGGAAGCCGAGCCCGAGGAGGCGCGGGCCGAGCCGGGCGAGGGAGAGGACGGCGAGGAGGAAGAGCGGGCCTTCCACGGGGCCCACGTGGACTTCCGCACCCTCGCCATGCAGCCGGGCAAGCCGCAGGGCTTCGGCACCATCGGCCCCGACCGCACCCCGATCCTGACCCTCCCGGGCAACCCGGTCTCCTCGTACGTCAGTTTCGAACTCTTCGTCCGGCCCGCCATCCGCGCCATGATGGGGTTGCAGGAGCTGCACCGGCCCACCGTCCGCGCCACCCTGCTGCCGCCGCACGGCGCCGGCGAGGAGGCCGAGCAGCTCACCTCGCCGGAGGGGAAGCGGCAGTTCCTGCGCGGTACGTACACCGGTGGTGAGCGGCCCGAGGTGCGGCCCGTCGGCGGCGCCGGCTCCCACCTCATCGGCGCCCTCGCCCACGCCGACGCCCTCATCGTCCTTCCCGAGGCGGCGACCGGGGCGGCGTGGGGCAGCGAGGTCGAGGTCGTCCTGCTCGGCTGA
- the galU gene encoding UTP--glucose-1-phosphate uridylyltransferase GalU, with product MTESNARISKAVVPAAGLGTRFLPATKATPKEMLPVVDKPAIQYVVEEAVAAGLSDVLMVTGRNKRPLEDHFDRNYELEQALSRKGDEARLARVQESSDLATMHYVRQGDPRGLGHAVLCAAPHVGDEPFAVLLGDDLIDPRDPLLARMVEVQEREGGSVIALLEVAPEQIHLYGCAAVEATGEDDVVRVTDLVEKPDPAEAPSNYAIIGRYVLDPAIFGILRETSPGRGGEIQLTDALQKLAEDEKVGGPVHGVVFKGRRYDTGDRGDYLRAIVRLACEREDLGPDFRAWLRSYVTEEM from the coding sequence ATGACTGAGTCGAACGCCAGGATCAGCAAAGCGGTCGTCCCCGCCGCCGGCCTCGGGACACGCTTCCTGCCCGCCACCAAGGCCACGCCGAAGGAAATGCTTCCTGTCGTCGACAAGCCGGCCATCCAGTACGTCGTCGAGGAGGCCGTCGCCGCCGGGCTCTCCGACGTCCTCATGGTCACAGGGCGCAACAAGCGGCCGCTGGAGGACCACTTCGACCGCAACTACGAACTGGAGCAGGCCCTCAGCCGCAAGGGTGACGAGGCCCGCCTCGCCCGCGTCCAGGAGTCCAGCGACCTCGCCACCATGCACTACGTCCGCCAGGGCGACCCGCGCGGCCTCGGTCACGCCGTGCTGTGCGCCGCTCCGCACGTCGGGGACGAGCCCTTCGCCGTCCTCCTCGGCGACGACCTGATCGACCCCCGGGACCCGCTGCTCGCCCGCATGGTCGAGGTCCAGGAGCGCGAGGGCGGCAGCGTCATCGCCCTGCTGGAGGTCGCCCCCGAGCAGATCCACCTCTACGGCTGCGCCGCCGTCGAGGCGACCGGCGAGGACGACGTCGTCCGCGTCACCGACCTGGTCGAGAAGCCCGACCCGGCCGAGGCGCCCAGCAACTACGCCATCATCGGCCGGTACGTCCTGGACCCCGCCATCTTCGGCATACTGCGGGAGACCTCGCCCGGCCGGGGCGGCGAGATCCAGCTCACCGACGCCCTGCAGAAGCTCGCCGAGGACGAGAAGGTCGGCGGTCCCGTGCACGGAGTGGTCTTCAAGGGCCGCCGCTACGACACCGGCGACCGGGGCGACTACCTGCGCGCCATTGTCAGACTGGCGTGCGAACGTGAAGACCTGGGCCCCGACTTCCGGGCCTGGCTCCGCAGTTACGTCACCGAGGAGATGTAG
- a CDS encoding 5-formyltetrahydrofolate cyclo-ligase: MSGTDDAKRRLRRELLAVRSRLTGEDARETAAVLARHALLLPELAGAGTVAAYVSVGGEPGTRALLEELRARGTRVLLPVLLPDDDLDWAVYEGPDSLAEVGRAGRLTLREPSGPRLGPEAVTGVDAVLLPGLAADRAGRRLGRGGGSYDRVLARLAAAGADPALLVLLHDHELLAEVPAEPHDRPVHVVLTPSGPHRVRGRG, encoded by the coding sequence ATGAGTGGCACCGATGATGCCAAGCGAAGGTTGCGGCGGGAACTACTCGCCGTGAGGTCGCGGTTGACTGGAGAGGACGCCCGGGAGACGGCCGCGGTTCTGGCCCGGCACGCCCTGCTGCTGCCCGAGCTGGCCGGCGCCGGGACGGTCGCGGCGTACGTCTCGGTCGGCGGGGAGCCCGGTACCCGGGCCCTGCTGGAGGAGCTGCGCGCACGCGGCACCCGGGTGCTGCTGCCCGTGCTGCTCCCCGACGACGACCTCGACTGGGCGGTGTACGAGGGCCCGGACTCGCTGGCCGAGGTGGGACGGGCCGGCCGGCTGACGCTGCGCGAGCCCTCGGGCCCCCGGCTCGGCCCCGAGGCGGTGACCGGGGTGGACGCCGTCCTGCTGCCGGGCCTGGCGGCGGACCGCGCCGGGCGGCGGCTGGGCCGGGGCGGCGGCAGTTACGACCGGGTGCTGGCGCGGCTGGCCGCGGCCGGGGCCGATCCGGCGCTGCTGGTCCTGCTCCACGACCACGAGCTGCTGGCCGAGGTGCCGGCCGAGCCGCACGACCGGCCGGTGCACGTGGTGCTCACCCCCTCCGGCCCGCACCGCGTACGCGGTCGCGGCTGA
- a CDS encoding penicillin acylase family protein encodes MKNQTLGTGARPGPEDPQPRPGGTSARRGHRQRHRVERGGALRGRLGAVHADGGHLGDLDKSEWINLTGASGHVYSPHYTDQTEKWVKGELLPWAFTDKAVKKATQETLVLKP; translated from the coding sequence CTGAAGAACCAGACCCTCGGCACAGGGGCCCGGCCTGGTCCAGAAGATCCTCAACCGCGGCCCGGTGGGACCTCGGCGCGGCGAGGCCACCGTCAACGCCACCGGGTGGAACGCGGCGGCGCGCTACGAGGTCGTCTGGGTGCCGTCCATGCGGATGGTGGTCACCTCGGCGACCTCGACAAGTCCGAGTGGATCAACCTCACCGGCGCCTCCGGACACGTCTACAGCCCCCACTACACCGACCAGACGGAGAAGTGGGTCAAGGGCGAACTGCTGCCCTGGGCGTTCACCGACAAGGCCGTCAAGAAGGCCACCCAGGAGACCCTGGTCCTCAAGCCCTGA
- a CDS encoding MogA/MoaB family molybdenum cofactor biosynthesis protein, giving the protein MSAAPSTPRALVVTASNRAAAGVYEDRGGPLITEALTGLGFAVEGPRVVPDGDPVAEALSAAVTEGYDVVVTTGGTGLSPTDRTPEATRPLLDREIPGIAEAIRAEGLPEVPTAALSRGLAGLAGRTLIVNLPGSTGGVRDGLAVLGRLLPHAVDQIRGGDHPAGPPAPGSAR; this is encoded by the coding sequence GTGAGCGCCGCGCCGTCGACGCCTCGCGCCCTCGTCGTCACCGCCTCCAACCGCGCCGCCGCCGGGGTCTACGAGGACCGCGGCGGGCCGCTCATCACCGAGGCCCTCACCGGCCTCGGCTTCGCCGTCGAGGGCCCGCGCGTCGTCCCCGACGGCGACCCGGTCGCCGAGGCCCTGAGCGCCGCGGTCACCGAGGGCTACGACGTGGTCGTCACCACCGGCGGTACGGGGCTGAGCCCCACCGACCGCACGCCCGAGGCGACCCGTCCCCTGCTGGACCGCGAGATCCCCGGCATCGCCGAGGCCATCCGGGCCGAGGGCCTGCCCGAGGTGCCGACCGCCGCCCTCTCCCGGGGCCTCGCCGGGCTCGCCGGACGCACCCTCATCGTCAATCTTCCCGGCTCCACCGGTGGCGTCCGCGACGGCCTCGCCGTGCTGGGCCGCCTCCTGCCGCACGCCGTGGACCAGATCCGGGGCGGCGACCACCCCGCCGGCCCGCCCGCCCCGGGGAGCGCCCGCTGA
- a CDS encoding GNAT family N-acetyltransferase, which translates to MELREGDVLLRPIRRRDQRAWREINRRNRDWLRPWEATIPPPTPFGPVIHRPTYRQMVRHLHKEAGAGRMMPFVIEYRGRLVGQLTVAGITWGSMCSAHIGYWVDQDVAGRGVMPTAVAAAVDHCFRGVGLHRIEVCIRPENGPSRRVVEKLGFREEGLRPRYLHIDGAWRDHLVFALTAEEVPDGVLRRWRRARPHPTA; encoded by the coding sequence GTGGAACTGCGCGAGGGCGACGTGCTGCTCCGGCCGATCCGCAGGCGCGACCAGCGGGCCTGGCGCGAGATCAACCGCCGCAACCGCGACTGGCTGCGCCCCTGGGAAGCCACCATCCCGCCGCCCACCCCCTTCGGCCCCGTCATCCACCGCCCGACCTACCGTCAGATGGTCCGCCATCTGCACAAGGAGGCCGGGGCGGGCCGCATGATGCCCTTCGTCATCGAGTACCGGGGCCGCCTCGTCGGTCAGCTGACCGTCGCCGGGATCACCTGGGGTTCGATGTGCTCCGCCCACATCGGCTACTGGGTGGACCAGGACGTCGCCGGGCGCGGCGTGATGCCGACCGCCGTCGCAGCCGCCGTCGACCACTGCTTCCGGGGCGTCGGACTGCACCGGATCGAGGTCTGCATCCGCCCCGAGAACGGGCCGAGCCGCCGTGTCGTCGAGAAACTCGGATTCCGCGAGGAAGGGCTGCGCCCCCGCTATCTGCATATCGACGGAGCCTGGCGCGACCACCTGGTATTCGCACTCACGGCGGAGGAAGTACCCGACGGTGTCCTGCGCCGCTGGCGCCGCGCCCGGCCCCACCCCACGGCCTGA
- the sepX gene encoding divisome protein SepX/GlpR, with protein sequence MSSSGLIYAVIVGAWAAYLVPMWLRRQDELNEARPTERFSTAIRLLSGRAGMERRYAKGAAQARAAGTGEPSGEGDPADGATRAPDAGTGSVDVRSFAMPPVREEPAPPRRTAPRPGQPPRQERPAPQQVPAHRPADPGATARARRSKVLARRRRTTMLLFVAFTLGAVAAAVGGLALLWAPAIPAILLSAYIAYLRRQERRRFVYAMDRRQAEVAAQHVRERGRRRDHPTEQIEEAEEPAPAPDPERTALAADRRALVEQTDHAEWVDQQRARRLPADGDSWDPVPVPLPTYVTAPVAPRATPPVDLGAPDTWSSARSSAAPDTGGGEAPAGDAPEEPAEAAPARRAASARRSRERGRTPLFDQYDEGDRPRAANE encoded by the coding sequence GTGAGCAGCAGCGGCCTCATTTACGCAGTCATCGTGGGGGCCTGGGCCGCCTACTTGGTGCCCATGTGGCTCCGTCGGCAGGACGAGTTGAACGAAGCCCGTCCGACGGAACGCTTCAGCACCGCCATCCGGCTCCTGTCCGGACGCGCGGGGATGGAGCGGCGCTACGCCAAGGGTGCCGCCCAGGCCCGCGCCGCCGGCACCGGCGAGCCCTCCGGCGAGGGCGACCCGGCCGACGGCGCGACCCGCGCCCCGGACGCCGGGACCGGATCGGTCGACGTCCGGTCCTTCGCCATGCCCCCGGTACGTGAGGAGCCCGCGCCGCCGCGCCGCACCGCGCCCCGGCCCGGGCAGCCTCCCCGGCAGGAGCGGCCCGCGCCGCAGCAGGTCCCCGCCCACCGCCCGGCCGATCCCGGCGCCACCGCGCGCGCCCGGCGCTCCAAGGTCCTCGCGCGCCGCCGCCGCACCACGATGCTCCTCTTCGTCGCCTTCACCCTCGGCGCGGTCGCCGCCGCCGTGGGCGGCCTCGCCCTCCTGTGGGCCCCCGCGATCCCCGCGATCCTCCTCAGCGCCTACATCGCCTACCTGCGCCGCCAGGAGCGCCGCCGCTTCGTCTACGCGATGGACCGCCGTCAGGCCGAGGTCGCCGCCCAGCACGTACGCGAGCGCGGCCGCCGCCGTGACCACCCCACCGAGCAGATCGAGGAGGCCGAGGAGCCCGCCCCGGCCCCCGACCCCGAGCGCACCGCGCTCGCCGCCGACCGCAGAGCACTGGTCGAGCAGACCGACCACGCCGAGTGGGTCGACCAGCAGCGCGCCCGCCGCCTGCCGGCCGACGGGGACAGCTGGGACCCCGTCCCCGTCCCCCTCCCCACCTACGTCACGGCCCCCGTCGCCCCCCGCGCCACCCCGCCGGTCGACCTCGGCGCCCCCGACACCTGGAGCTCCGCCCGTTCCAGCGCCGCCCCGGACACCGGCGGCGGCGAGGCCCCCGCGGGGGACGCCCCCGAGGAGCCCGCGGAGGCCGCCCCGGCCCGACGTGCCGCCTCCGCCCGCCGCTCCCGCGAACGAGGCCGCACCCCCCTCTTCGACCAGTACGACGAAGGCGACCGCCCCCGCGCGGCCAACGAATGA